The segment CTACACACCCATAAAAAGAGGCTGTAAGGCTCAGTGCAATATCACATGCAGTTAGTGGCACATAAACGGCACCATTATTTCAGTCTGTCTGACCAAATCCAGACAATGATGTAGTTAGTTCTGCTCTTTGGAATTTGAAAGATAGACTGCTGGTGCAAATACGCTGCAGTGCTGCTTATATGAGCTGTGTGAAACAGGCCTGAGATTGGAtcagtatacatgtatatacgtacatactgtacacaagtTGAAATGACACTACACATTTGCATAGCTTATTTACTGATAATATACATTTCTTCTTTCCTATTCTTGTTCTGTGCCAGTTAACACATTCATATACAAACTGTCCATAACAATCTGTTCACAACTGCCCGCTTGTGACTAGATTGCATAGAACAGATATTAATACTAGAAATAGACGGCTGAACAGATTCTGCACGGGATCAAAGATTAATGCACTACATTCCAAAGTacagataaaacaaaaaaacaaatttagcATTGTGGCTTTATATTTGAATACTTCATTCACAGACTTGGAAAACAAGGCCTGAATGTTTACAAAATTAGgaatacaaaatatacaaacactAAGCAAAAACTGTTAATGTTACTTCTGTTAAAGAATTATAACTGTATGTTGTAAAGATGCACCAATAagcaatttaaatgtattacaatTAAAATCATTGGCATAGATAGGCTATAGGATGAAAAGGTagaatataacaaaacaaaacagtagtTTATAATTTACAATTATCCTTTATCTGATTTAGCTAAAAGTCATTCCAGTGCTGGTGGCTTACCAGCACTGGAATGACTTGTTAATgagttttaataaagaaaaaatagaaGTTAATGTTGCAATTTCTAAATTttgagagaaaaaaactgaaggtTGGCTTATTTGTATTTTGactattttgtcttgctttgtgCATATATGCGCCCCATATAATGTTGGTGTGTTAAGTGGATCCAATGCACGTTCAATGAAATGATTTGATGATGCAGCAACAAAACTACCATTCACATTGATCTTACCAtatcaagcattccaacaaaCTCATCGACTCTTGTAAGCATTTCCTCCAGACTTTTCTCTAAACACAGCACCTGTGATATAAACACACGACATGTCTAGAAAGGTGAAATATGACGTAGAATACGAAAAAGCGAGTCTACATATGACTCCCGTCACGCTTTAACTGTTACGCTTATCAACAGCACGAGTACAGAGACGCATGACTATAAATGAGCGAATATATGAATCCTCACCTCTTCTTCAGCGTTGGCTCTGATATAAGAAGAGTACGCGATCGCCGTGTGTCTCAGCAACTCGTCGTACTGCGGCTGCTCCTGCTCGCTCTGATCCCGGGCTTCCCCCGCGGCTGAGCTCGGGCTCTGGGCCACAGCAGCACCGAAGCTCGGGCTCTGAGACACTGTACCGCTGCTCAGGGCCTCACTTACCATAGACAAGCTGCTGGCGCTCTGTGACACGATACCGCTGTCTCTGCTCACCTCCGCACTGGACTCCTCCAGCGGTGACAGCACCGCCGGTGCCCTGTCAAAGCGATGCTCCATATTCTCTCCTCCTCACTCAACGTAAGGATTTGTTTGTATGGAAGTGATTGCAGTTCTCCATGCGCGCATGCGCAGGCTTAAGAGCCAATCGGAGAAGCGCATCGCTGCGTGTTTGGTCATGTGACTAAGATTCAACAAACTTTAAGGAGCAAACAAAAGTCCTTTAGatttaaaatatatgatataatataacataatctgttattaataacattaaaacatagTGCATTTTATATCATTTCATGGTTTGTAcgtgcaaaagaaaaaagaacagtgGGTTTTGTCTctgaattttattatttttttcataaaaagttCGACATCAGTGTAAAAAACATATAGACAATATTCACATGCTTCATGTCTTTTAGTATTAAAATGGCTTAAAACCTCACGAACTCCCTCGTGAGGATGTTCAGACACTGAACATGACAGATTTAGAACTTTCCGAATTAAAAATCCAATCACATGCATACATTTGACATGAATTGAACTGTCAAAACACTAATGTGACCCTGAAACTGTCCTTGATGCTCTATCCCGACTGACGTACCTATTACTTCAGTAATATGGTTTTGGTTAgaatttatataaaatgtacgcgattttaaaacagacatacaaaaaacaaataaatcaaatatttaatgcacaacaTATAAAAAGAATGGGAGAGACTCAGTTGAGAGAAAGTCCAGCAGATGGCGACAAACTCTATTTCAAGTCAAACGCGCGCGTGTTCCTCCATGCCCTTATTGTACTTAAACGTCATAATATTATATTTCCAGTGGTCAGATCCAAAAACCGCGTGTTTGAGTTTAACAATGCCTGAAGAATGAGCAATAAGGCACAAAAATGCTagaaataaatgtctttgttcaataaacaaaaaacattgtagTCAAcgttaaagcaaaataaaagcatatccACAGTGGTTTTAAACTCCACTGATTTCAGTAAGACAAGTGAGAAAACCAAATAAGGAGTACGTCTATAAACAACATTGATAGGTGTAAACTGGtgtgatataaaaataaattgctcCCTATGCAAACAGCAGGATTTAAGACTCAAATTAACTGCATATTTAATACCTTTGGTAGGTTTGCCTGGGTTTATGTATGGTCAGTGACTGCATTATCAGAGAGCCACCAACATCTTACTTATGAGACAACAGTCTGGGCTCAGCTGTGTGGACAAAAGTGGAGGTCAGAGGTGAGGGTCCATTAACAATGAGGTGACAGAAAATATGTGTACGGACTAAAACACAGAGAACCGGCAGTCGCATTCCACTGGATCCCAGAGGCTTTTATGAAGACATCAAAGTGTGAAATGCCTATATGTGGTGACTCATTACGCTCTACTGCAGTCAAATAAACAAACTCAAACCTACCAGGTCAACATTAGTTTACATTTGATTACAGCAGATGATGAAAATCCATAATTTGTGGAATTGCAATATTATTTCAATGCTGATATCAGTTTATTTTGTAGACACGGTGAACTGTCGATTGAGAAAATATGCCAAACAGTTGTTTACTGTATTAAAGCACTGAAAACATACAACAGACAAATTAATATTTGGGAATTCATAATAACAACAACTTGTACTTTTTGGCTATTGACATATCTCGGGCAGGACAaacaaaaagtttgtgtgcatGATTAAGTGTCaatttgtaaaatgtaatgAGTTTGTCCTTTACACCCGGGTGTGAACTGTAAACACAATGAAGCGTCACACACAGGACTAAACAAATTTTCTGGTCCCATTtagaaaacatgattaaaattaACCTCAAGAGACACATTAAAATCAGTGGTTTGAAATGAAGAGATGCACACCACTAATTCTAATGCATTTCGACAGAAAAGACATCGTAACACATGGATAGTGAACACTTAAAAAGAGTAAAATTTCCAGATAACGTTTCTGTTAAATTATTCCTTTTACAAAACCCATTCGGTGAGGTTCAAAGTCGAGTCTGATGTGCCAGGCTGAAAAGCAAAGTCTCTGGGATGCCAGATTTTATAGCCTGTACATATATGTGAATGTGTGTCCTATAAAGTGATGACCGTGCCGTcctcctccacccctcccttggGTAACGCCAAGCTGTGACGGGGGTCTGTTCTCAGGCTGCTGAGGATTTTGTGCAGGCTGCCATTGCTATCTCGCATGGTGGGGTTGCTGATGTGGTAGGGGTGGTGCTGGAGGTTAAGGTCTTTGTTCAGCTTATAACTCAAACTACTGTGCACTGTGCCATTAAAGCTCGGCTGGGAGTGGAAAGAGGCTGTGGACACAGTGGACGGGGGTCTCGTTTGGGGCCGTGTAGGGGGACTGGGCGGGGTCACCGTGGCGGTTTGCGTGTGTGTCCGGGATGTTGTCGACGCTACTGAGGCGTTAGAGCGTCGGGATGGCCGCTTGATGTTGCTCTCGATAACGATGTCGGACTCCTC is part of the Triplophysa rosa linkage group LG16, Trosa_1v2, whole genome shotgun sequence genome and harbors:
- the bloc1s4 gene encoding biogenesis of lysosome-related organelles complex 1 subunit 4, whose translation is MEHRFDRAPAVLSPLEESSAEVSRDSGIVSQSASSLSMVSEALSSGTVSQSPSFGAAVAQSPSSAAGEARDQSEQEQPQYDELLRHTAIAYSSYIRANAEEEVLCLEKSLEEMLTRVDEFVGMLDMIRNDTSQIVNENLPQIQRKSEEMREIYRKIDKLEVFVKMVGANVSVMEEQVTQVEGEVGTLPGAFKNIFRTMSVPGFLNKPARRQSQRHQDVPSVFRTDEYFKPQPEQ